From a single Chlamydia muridarum str. Nigg genomic region:
- the rplL gene encoding 50S ribosomal protein L7/L12: MTTESLETLVEQLSGLTVLELSQLKKMLEEKWDVTAAAPVVAVAGAAAAGDAPASAEPTEFAVILEDVPADKKIGVLKVVREVTGLALKEAKEMTEGLPKTVKEKTSKSDAEDTVKKLQEAGAKAVAKGL; the protein is encoded by the coding sequence GTGACAACAGAAAGTTTGGAAACTTTAGTAGAACAGTTGAGCGGCTTGACGGTGCTTGAATTGTCTCAGCTTAAAAAAATGTTGGAAGAAAAGTGGGACGTTACTGCTGCTGCTCCTGTAGTAGCTGTCGCTGGTGCTGCTGCTGCTGGTGATGCTCCTGCTTCTGCAGAGCCTACAGAGTTTGCTGTAATTCTGGAAGACGTTCCTGCTGATAAGAAAATCGGGGTTCTGAAAGTTGTTAGAGAAGTTACTGGATTAGCTTTGAAAGAAGCTAAAGAAATGACTGAAGGATTACCTAAGACAGTTAAAGAAAAAACTTCTAAAAGTGATGCAGAAGACACTGTTAAGAAGTTACAAGAAGCTGGTGCTAAGGCTGTTGCTAAAGGACTGTAA
- the rplJ gene encoding 50S ribosomal protein L10, whose protein sequence is MKEEKKLLLREVEEKITASQGFILLRYLGFTAAHSRSFRNNLSGVSAEFEVLKKKIFFKALESSGVEMDPEDSEGHLGVVFAYGDPVSAAKQVLDFNKQHNDSLVFLAGRIDNASLSGKEVEAVAKLPSMKELRQQVVGLIAAPMSQVVGIMNSVLSGVISCVDQKAEKTQE, encoded by the coding sequence ATGAAAGAAGAGAAAAAGTTGCTGCTTCGCGAGGTTGAAGAAAAGATAACCGCTTCTCAAGGTTTTATTTTGTTGAGATACCTAGGTTTTACTGCTGCGCATTCTAGAAGCTTTAGAAACAATCTTTCCGGTGTTTCTGCTGAATTTGAAGTTTTGAAGAAGAAAATATTCTTTAAGGCTTTAGAATCTTCTGGGGTGGAAATGGATCCAGAAGATAGTGAGGGGCATCTCGGGGTTGTGTTTGCCTACGGCGATCCTGTGTCTGCAGCAAAGCAAGTATTAGATTTTAATAAACAACATAACGATTCTCTGGTTTTTCTGGCTGGAAGAATAGATAATGCTTCTTTGTCTGGGAAGGAAGTTGAGGCCGTTGCTAAACTGCCTTCTATGAAAGAGCTCAGACAACAGGTTGTTGGACTCATTGCTGCTCCTATGTCTCAAGTTGTAGGAATCATGAATTCGGTTCTTTCTGGTGTTATTTCTTGTGTCGACCAGAAAGCAGAAAAAACTCAAGAGTAG
- the rplA gene encoding 50S ribosomal protein L1 — protein sequence MTKHGKRIRGIQEKYDFTKPYSLGEAIDILKQCPAVRFDQTVDVSVKLGIDPRKSDQQIRGSVSLPHGTGKVLRILVFAAGDKAAEAIEAGADFVGSDDLVEKIKGGWVDFDVAVATPDMMREVGKLGKVLGPRNLMPTPKSGTVTTDVVKAIAELRKGKIEFKADRAGVCNVGVAKLSFDSAQIKENIEALCAALVKAKPATAKGQYLVNFTISSTMGPGVTVDTRELIAL from the coding sequence ATGACAAAGCATGGAAAACGCATTCGTGGTATCCAAGAGAAATACGATTTCACAAAGCCGTATTCCTTAGGTGAAGCGATAGATATTTTAAAACAGTGTCCTGCTGTGCGTTTTGATCAAACAGTTGATGTGTCTGTTAAATTGGGAATCGATCCTAGAAAGAGCGATCAGCAAATTCGTGGTTCGGTTTCTTTGCCTCATGGTACAGGTAAAGTTTTGCGAATTTTAGTTTTTGCTGCAGGAGATAAAGCTGCAGAAGCTATTGAGGCTGGAGCAGACTTCGTTGGTAGCGACGACTTAGTAGAAAAAATCAAGGGGGGATGGGTTGACTTTGATGTTGCTGTCGCCACTCCTGACATGATGAGAGAAGTCGGTAAGCTAGGAAAAGTTTTAGGCCCAAGAAATCTTATGCCTACGCCTAAATCTGGTACTGTGACAACTGATGTGGTCAAAGCTATCGCGGAACTGCGAAAAGGTAAAATTGAATTTAAAGCTGATCGAGCAGGTGTATGCAACGTAGGAGTTGCGAAACTTTCTTTCGATAGTGCGCAGATCAAAGAAAATATTGAAGCTTTGTGCGCTGCTTTAGTTAAGGCTAAACCAGCAACTGCTAAAGGACAATATTTAGTTAATTTCACTATTTCCTCGACCATGGGGCCTGGTGTTACCGTGGATACTAGGGAGTTGATTGCGTTATAA
- the rplK gene encoding 50S ribosomal protein L11 — MSNKKIIKIIKLQIPGGKANPAPPIGPALGAAGVNIMGFCKEFNAATQDRPGDLLPVVITVYSDKTFSFVMKQPPVSSLIKKALGLESGSKIPNRNKVGKLARAQITAIAEQKMKDMDVVLLESAERMVEGTARSMGVDVE, encoded by the coding sequence ATGTCGAATAAAAAAATTATTAAAATCATTAAATTGCAAATCCCTGGAGGGAAAGCCAACCCAGCCCCACCAATTGGTCCTGCTTTAGGTGCTGCAGGCGTAAACATTATGGGATTTTGCAAAGAGTTTAATGCGGCAACTCAAGACCGTCCAGGTGATTTGCTTCCTGTTGTAATCACTGTATATTCGGATAAAACTTTTTCTTTTGTGATGAAACAGCCTCCTGTTTCTTCATTAATCAAGAAAGCTTTGGGACTAGAATCTGGATCTAAGATTCCTAATAGAAACAAAGTTGGTAAATTGGCTCGAGCACAAATTACAGCGATTGCTGAGCAAAAGATGAAAGATATGGATGTTGTTCTCTTAGAGTCTGCCGAAAGAATGGTTGAAGGGACTGCCCGAAGCATGGGTGTGGATGTAGAGTAA
- the nusG gene encoding transcription termination/antitermination protein NusG, with protein sequence MFKWYVVQVFTAQEKKVKKSLEDFKEASGMSDFIQQIILPSENVMEVKKGEHKIVEKYIWPGYLLVKMHLTDESWSYVKKTQGVVEFLGGGAPVALSEEEVKNILADLEEKKSGVVQKHKFEVGSQVKINDGVFVNFVGVVSEVFHDKGRLSVMVSIFGRETRVDDLEFWQVEEVAPGQESE encoded by the coding sequence ATGTTTAAGTGGTATGTCGTCCAAGTTTTTACGGCTCAAGAGAAGAAAGTAAAAAAGTCTTTAGAGGATTTTAAAGAAGCCTCAGGGATGTCTGATTTTATTCAGCAGATTATCCTCCCTTCCGAGAATGTCATGGAAGTAAAAAAAGGCGAACATAAGATTGTTGAAAAGTATATTTGGCCGGGCTACCTCTTAGTTAAGATGCATTTAACAGATGAATCTTGGTCCTATGTAAAGAAAACTCAGGGTGTAGTTGAATTTCTTGGAGGAGGGGCTCCTGTAGCTTTGTCCGAAGAAGAAGTAAAAAATATTCTAGCAGATCTAGAAGAGAAGAAATCTGGAGTTGTTCAGAAACATAAATTTGAAGTGGGATCCCAAGTTAAAATTAATGATGGTGTTTTTGTTAATTTTGTTGGGGTTGTTTCAGAGGTATTTCATGACAAAGGACGGCTTAGTGTCATGGTTTCTATCTTTGGAAGAGAGACTCGTGTTGATGATTTAGAGTTCTGGCAGGTAGAAGAAGTCGCTCCAGGACAAGAAAGTGAGTGA
- the secE gene encoding preprotein translocase subunit SecE: MGQDHRRKFLKKVSSAKKQAAFAGDFMEEIKKIEWVTKRDLKRYVKLVLMSIFGFGFSIYCVDLVLRKSLSLLGKVTSFFFG; this comes from the coding sequence ATGGGGCAGGATCATCGAAGAAAGTTTCTCAAGAAAGTGTCTTCCGCAAAAAAGCAAGCAGCTTTTGCGGGTGACTTTATGGAAGAAATTAAGAAGATTGAATGGGTAACTAAGCGAGATCTTAAAAGATATGTCAAACTTGTTTTGATGAGTATTTTTGGCTTTGGCTTTTCCATTTATTGTGTGGATTTAGTTCTTCGAAAGTCTCTTTCATTGTTAGGTAAAGTAACAAGCTTTTTCTTTGGTTGA
- the tuf gene encoding elongation factor Tu — translation MSKETFQRNKPHINIGTIGHVDHGKTTLTAAITRALSGDGLADFRDYSSIDNTPEEKARGITINASHVEYETPNRHYAHVDCPGHADYVKNMITGAAQMDGAILVVSATDGAMPQTKEHILLARQVGVPYIVVFLNKIDMISEEDAELVDLVEMELSELLEEKGYKGCPIIRGSALKALEGDAAYIEKVRELMQAVDDNIPTPEREIDKPFLMPIEDVFSISGRGTVVTGRIERGIVKVSDKVQLVGLRDTKETIVTGVEMFRKELPEGRAGENVGLLLRGIGKNDVERGMVVCLPNSVKPHTQFKCAVYVLQKEEXGRHKPFFTGYRPQFFFRTTDVTGVVTLPEGVEMVMPGDNVEFEVQLISPVALEEGMRFAIREGGRTIGAGTISKIIA, via the coding sequence ATGTCAAAAGAAACTTTTCAACGTAATAAGCCTCATATCAACATAGGGACCATTGGACACGTTGACCATGGTAAGACTACGTTGACAGCTGCTATTACGCGTGCGTTGTCTGGAGATGGGTTGGCTGATTTTCGTGATTATAGCTCTATTGACAACACTCCTGAAGAAAAAGCTCGCGGTATTACAATCAACGCTTCTCACGTTGAGTACGAGACTCCTAATCGTCACTATGCTCACGTGGACTGCCCTGGTCACGCCGACTATGTTAAAAACATGATTACTGGTGCGGCTCAGATGGACGGAGCTATTTTAGTAGTTTCCGCAACAGATGGAGCTATGCCTCAAACTAAAGAGCACATTCTTTTGGCAAGACAGGTTGGGGTTCCTTACATCGTCGTTTTCCTCAATAAAATTGACATGATTTCCGAAGAAGATGCCGAGCTTGTTGACTTGGTTGAAATGGAGTTGTCTGAGCTTCTTGAAGAAAAAGGGTATAAAGGTTGCCCAATTATCAGAGGTTCTGCCCTGAAAGCTTTGGAAGGGGATGCTGCTTACATAGAGAAAGTTCGAGAGCTGATGCAAGCTGTCGATGACAATATCCCTACTCCAGAAAGAGAAATTGATAAACCATTCTTGATGCCTATTGAGGACGTCTTCTCTATTTCTGGACGAGGAACTGTAGTAACTGGACGTATTGAGCGTGGAATCGTTAAAGTTTCCGATAAAGTTCAGTTGGTTGGTCTTAGAGATACTAAAGAAACGATCGTTACTGGAGTTGAGATGTTCAGAAAAGAGCTTCCAGAAGGTCGTGCTGGAGAGAACGTTGGATTGCTCCTCAGAGGTATCGGTAAGAATGATGTAGAACGAGGAATGGTTGTTTGTTTGCCAAATAGCGTTAAACCTCATACACAATTTAAGTGTGCTGTTTACGTTTTACAAAAAGAAGAAYGTGGTCGTCATAAACCATTCTTTACAGGATATAGACCTCAATTCTTCTTCCGTACAACAGATGTTACCGGTGTTGTAACCTTACCTGAAGGGGTTGAAATGGTCATGCCTGGTGATAACGTTGAATTTGAAGTGCAATTGATCAGCCCTGTAGCTTTGGAAGAGGGAATGAGATTTGCTATTCGTGAAGGCGGCCGTACAATCGGTGCTGGAACTATTTCTAAGATCATTGCATAA
- the infA gene encoding translation initiation factor IF-1 has translation MAKKEDTIVLEGRVEELLPGMHFRVMLENGVPITAHLCGKMRMSNIRLLVGDRVTVEMSTYDLTKARVVYRHR, from the coding sequence ATGGCAAAAAAAGAAGATACGATCGTTCTAGAAGGTAGAGTGGAAGAATTATTGCCCGGAATGCATTTTAGGGTGATGTTGGAGAACGGAGTCCCTATTACTGCGCATTTGTGTGGTAAAATGCGCATGAGCAATATCCGCTTGCTGGTTGGAGACCGCGTAACTGTCGAGATGTCTACTTATGATTTGACGAAGGCTCGCGTTGTCTATAGACATCGTTAG
- a CDS encoding SufE family protein — protein MTLTTPPSEHKTCLAKQERALALLFPKNFVKDNLYKQLLQIGRTAKPFPKEFLTKENLVLGCQNDLYLHSEFRDNALFFFTYTEALISSGIAVLFSDIYSGETPETILTCKPLFFEKLSEHLSMGRSHGGESLFLNMQRIAVQYLTRKTL, from the coding sequence ATGACACTAACCACCCCACCATCTGAACATAAGACCTGCTTAGCAAAACAAGAAAGAGCTTTAGCGCTTCTCTTTCCAAAAAACTTTGTTAAAGATAATTTGTATAAACAGCTCTTACAAATTGGCCGCACAGCTAAACCTTTCCCTAAAGAGTTTTTAACAAAAGAAAATTTAGTTTTAGGCTGCCAAAACGACCTCTATCTTCATAGTGAATTCAGAGATAATGCATTATTTTTTTTCACCTATACTGAAGCCTTGATTTCTTCCGGAATCGCAGTACTGTTTTCTGATATCTATTCGGGAGAAACTCCTGAAACTATCCTAACCTGCAAACCCTTATTTTTCGAAAAATTAAGCGAGCACTTATCTATGGGAAGGTCTCATGGAGGAGAGTCATTGTTCTTAAACATGCAGCGCATAGCTGTTCAGTATTTAACTCGAAAAACCTTGTAA
- a CDS encoding DUF687 family protein, which produces MPKPCSNDCNQNEGCSLTIEEEIEIDSSDSSSSSTGILSTTSSSSVQSTAERVDSVISDVGSSSTSESLSIDLGVNEEVLCGVRVCNFSEEEENSLQTSCEIGYVNSSGLANCGVWSDGIRLSEMLQQPVTAIPNAGGLACALLTRGMGLSCCSSISQYHPTVRSLLGTWSRFFQRCASGSFLLIYNGDGGLFVERALQLIQCQEWLSRIRVVGINPSFFVTSTSNSHFYLSPGNLGMMLDVSGFVAARQRGCISRIPFSPYTQSIFPEVWDSCFEFALRLEFMRLAGVASLSAASSPVSDDSCSSRLQLVRVVSSEESVGFTRLQDALSQDMTSSVHAANPFPLPHMRLILLLTGLARHTLTTSKAVYSYSPSSWEALDMFDAMFTASYIGGVFSEIFLLCTNRPDRASRMRLIRMLARLFGSWSWLAGIMELSSGYVVTIRLLLQSSPGSSCIRNMLFWMESCLTPVILLDISERNCPRVWSRVVGLGMRITTPAIYREERERNSRSSSQGVSLVNGRLDRYGRRQHAAVGGSLDLISLTMASLVQLMFVGIDAFSLRFPEACRRVPCNNTSSPNSTVIANNTTGCVGGSMVKNVFPQITGVYESDLQTGSVARLLNTIRMIWCGVMLLYFLYTAFRLVRNSRRGN; this is translated from the coding sequence ATGCCTAAGCCATGTTCAAATGACTGCAATCAGAATGAAGGTTGCAGTTTGACTATAGAAGAGGAAATCGAAATAGATTCGAGTGATAGTTCGAGCTCTTCAACAGGGATCTTGTCCACAACTTCTTCTTCTTCGGTTCAATCTACTGCAGAACGGGTGGACAGTGTTATTAGCGATGTGGGCAGTTCTTCGACTTCTGAATCTTTATCAATAGATTTGGGAGTTAATGAAGAAGTGCTTTGCGGAGTGCGTGTTTGTAATTTTAGTGAAGAGGAAGAGAACAGCTTACAAACATCTTGTGAAATTGGATACGTTAATTCGAGCGGATTAGCTAACTGTGGCGTTTGGAGCGATGGTATTAGGTTGAGTGAAATGCTTCAGCAGCCCGTTACGGCCATACCTAATGCAGGGGGATTGGCTTGTGCCTTGCTGACTAGAGGAATGGGTTTGTCGTGCTGTTCTTCGATCTCCCAGTATCATCCAACGGTAAGGTCTTTGCTAGGGACCTGGTCTAGATTTTTTCAAAGATGTGCTTCGGGAAGCTTTCTTCTGATTTATAATGGAGATGGAGGTCTTTTCGTAGAAAGAGCACTTCAGTTGATTCAGTGTCAGGAGTGGCTCTCTCGTATTCGTGTGGTTGGAATAAATCCTTCATTTTTTGTTACCTCAACTTCAAACAGCCACTTTTATTTGAGTCCAGGTAACTTAGGAATGATGTTAGATGTTAGTGGCTTTGTGGCGGCTAGACAAAGAGGATGTATTTCAAGAATTCCGTTTTCCCCCTATACACAAAGTATATTTCCTGAAGTTTGGGATTCTTGTTTCGAATTTGCCTTGCGATTGGAGTTCATGCGTTTAGCAGGGGTGGCCTCCCTATCGGCTGCAAGTTCTCCAGTTAGTGACGATTCGTGTTCATCTCGTTTACAGCTTGTGCGCGTGGTTTCTTCAGAAGAGAGTGTTGGTTTTACCCGCTTACAGGATGCTCTGAGTCAGGATATGACCTCTTCAGTGCACGCCGCGAATCCATTCCCTTTGCCTCACATGCGATTGATTCTTCTATTGACGGGGTTAGCTAGACATACTCTAACCACAAGCAAGGCTGTATATTCGTATTCACCATCTTCATGGGAAGCTTTAGATATGTTCGATGCTATGTTTACAGCTTCTTATATTGGAGGAGTTTTTTCTGAGATTTTCCTGCTATGCACAAACAGGCCTGATAGAGCTTCTCGTATGCGTTTGATTAGGATGTTGGCTAGGTTGTTTGGCTCATGGTCATGGTTGGCTGGGATTATGGAGTTAAGCTCTGGCTACGTAGTGACTATTCGATTATTACTTCAAAGTAGTCCTGGATCTTCCTGCATAAGGAATATGTTATTTTGGATGGAATCTTGCCTTACTCCAGTAATTCTTTTAGATATTTCGGAGAGGAATTGCCCTAGAGTTTGGAGTCGTGTTGTGGGATTGGGTATGAGAATCACTACACCTGCTATTTATAGGGAAGAACGGGAAAGGAATTCCAGGTCAAGTAGTCAGGGAGTAAGCTTAGTTAATGGGCGGCTAGATAGATATGGTCGTCGACAACATGCTGCTGTAGGGGGTTCTTTGGATTTGATATCTCTGACAATGGCTTCTTTAGTACAGTTGATGTTTGTTGGAATAGATGCTTTCAGCTTGAGGTTTCCAGAAGCTTGTCGAAGGGTTCCTTGTAATAATACCTCTTCACCTAATTCTACCGTCATTGCAAATAACACTACTGGATGTGTTGGGGGTAGCATGGTAAAAAATGTTTTCCCTCAAATTACAGGGGTTTATGAAAGCGATCTGCAGACGGGAAGTGTGGCTCGATTGCTCAACACTATACGTATGATATGGTGCGGAGTGATGCTGCTGTACTTTTTATATACAGCATTCCGACTGGTAAGAAATTCTCGTCGTGGAAATTAA
- a CDS encoding DEAD/DEAH box helicase, producing MSHKSFSVLTVQEQGKEFEKYCKWLLECDPEYKLELKEVWLQADCPMEIKRKLSLQQDTKDRGVDLIAETYTGEFWAIQCKCYDPQSRIERRDIDSFLSFSAKVDESLRARFSLRLLLHTAPLSVSCKFEINNQGNVSSRYLKMEEFNRWRNSRIPLPRPKLKTPRPHQEEAIRAIEEGFATHDKGRIYMACGTGKSLVGLWVVQKLQCKYTLVLVPSISLVDQMFREWANNTDFYTFRPIFVCSDDTVGKKRKNDDEDMSVSELGFPVTTDPTRILELLKKEPNVPKIIFSTYQSSPKLFEACEREKDLIFDLVLADEAHRCAGKVDTAFSTVHRLRSRCRLFMTATPRIYSTQVKALSKDQGFEIVSMDDDEKFGPLFYQLPFSQAIDRDLLCDYEVVIPLMSHARYRQYAEEGAFVQGEGIGVEISDHGNDARTLASQILIAKTMKQYHLQRTISYHSRTADAKKFADTFEAALEKIDQNQRPKKLNTSCIFGYMTQGHRANILRDFKLTKEVSVIANVHCLSEGVDLPILNGIAFVDPKGSHIEIIQAVGRAIRQAPNKEKGYIIVPVLLDADIDLMDEDNIEQAFENACFGPVWNVLKALKTHDDMVSEQLDNLRIEMGRGRLKNPAKLLDKVTIILNDAFPIDGAEFANSLSPKILPIFNRKVIKQISDGWYEQFGVLLDFRKEHGHCRVPREYPKNPQLASWVHVQRRCFKAGKLSEDKIERMNEIGFIWDVPEGAWEENFLELRHFQEEHGHCRVPREYPKNPQLATWVRNQRNDFKEGKLSEDRITRLEEIGFIWKVFEGAWEENFLELQRFQEEHGHCRVPSRYPENPQLASWVHVQRRCFKAGKLSEDRITKLEEIGFIWKVFEGAWEENFLELQRFQEEHGHCRVPSRYPENPQLASWVHVQRRCFKAGKLSEDRITKLEEIGFVWDVFEGAWEENFLELQRFQEEHGHCRVPQRYPENPQLASWVKHQRENFRKGKLSGDRIARLEEIGFV from the coding sequence ATGAGTCATAAAAGTTTTTCCGTTCTTACAGTACAGGAGCAGGGTAAGGAATTTGAGAAGTATTGTAAGTGGCTTTTAGAGTGCGATCCTGAGTACAAACTTGAGTTAAAGGAGGTTTGGCTTCAGGCGGATTGTCCAATGGAGATCAAACGGAAACTGAGTCTGCAACAAGATACAAAAGACCGAGGTGTCGATCTTATTGCAGAAACTTATACAGGTGAGTTTTGGGCGATCCAGTGTAAATGTTATGACCCACAATCCCGTATTGAACGGAGAGATATAGATTCATTTCTCTCCTTTTCTGCTAAGGTCGATGAATCTTTACGAGCACGTTTTTCATTGCGATTACTGCTTCATACAGCGCCTCTCAGCGTGTCTTGTAAGTTCGAGATTAATAATCAAGGGAATGTTAGCTCGCGATATCTCAAAATGGAGGAATTCAATAGATGGAGAAACTCCCGAATACCTCTGCCTAGACCCAAACTTAAAACTCCTAGACCCCATCAAGAAGAAGCGATTCGTGCCATTGAGGAGGGATTTGCAACACATGATAAAGGTCGTATTTATATGGCTTGTGGCACAGGGAAATCTCTTGTTGGATTATGGGTCGTTCAGAAACTGCAATGTAAGTACACACTTGTTCTAGTTCCTTCGATTTCGCTAGTGGATCAGATGTTTCGTGAATGGGCAAATAACACCGATTTCTACACATTCCGTCCTATTTTTGTTTGCTCAGACGATACTGTTGGTAAAAAAAGAAAGAACGATGATGAGGATATGTCTGTTTCTGAGCTAGGGTTCCCAGTAACGACGGATCCAACAAGAATTCTAGAATTGCTGAAAAAAGAACCTAATGTTCCAAAAATTATTTTTTCTACGTATCAGTCTTCTCCTAAACTATTCGAAGCTTGTGAGAGAGAAAAGGACTTAATTTTTGATCTTGTTCTAGCAGATGAAGCGCACCGTTGTGCGGGGAAAGTGGATACCGCTTTTTCTACTGTCCATAGGTTAAGATCTCGGTGCAGATTGTTCATGACGGCTACCCCAAGGATTTATTCTACTCAGGTAAAGGCTCTATCTAAAGATCAAGGGTTTGAGATCGTTTCGATGGATGATGATGAGAAATTTGGTCCGCTATTTTATCAGCTCCCCTTCTCTCAAGCCATTGATAGAGATTTGCTCTGTGATTATGAAGTGGTGATTCCTTTAATGAGCCATGCCCGGTATCGACAGTATGCTGAAGAAGGAGCCTTCGTCCAAGGAGAAGGAATAGGTGTGGAAATTTCCGATCACGGAAATGATGCAAGAACCCTTGCAAGTCAGATTCTCATAGCTAAAACTATGAAACAATATCATCTTCAGCGCACGATTTCCTATCATAGTCGCACGGCTGATGCCAAGAAGTTTGCCGACACCTTTGAAGCAGCTCTTGAGAAGATTGATCAAAACCAACGACCTAAGAAGCTAAACACTAGCTGTATCTTTGGCTATATGACTCAAGGCCATCGGGCCAATATTTTAAGAGACTTTAAACTTACAAAAGAAGTGTCTGTTATAGCGAATGTGCATTGCTTATCAGAAGGAGTTGATCTTCCTATTCTGAATGGGATTGCTTTTGTGGATCCTAAAGGTTCTCATATAGAGATTATTCAAGCTGTCGGAAGGGCGATCAGACAAGCTCCTAATAAAGAAAAAGGTTATATAATAGTCCCTGTTCTCTTGGATGCCGATATCGATCTTATGGATGAAGATAATATCGAACAAGCTTTTGAAAACGCTTGTTTTGGTCCTGTTTGGAATGTGCTCAAGGCCTTGAAGACACATGATGATATGGTATCTGAGCAATTAGATAATTTACGTATAGAAATGGGAAGAGGCAGACTTAAAAATCCTGCTAAACTTTTAGATAAAGTTACGATTATCTTAAATGATGCCTTTCCTATAGATGGTGCAGAATTTGCTAATTCCCTCTCTCCAAAAATATTACCTATTTTTAATAGGAAGGTAATTAAGCAAATATCTGATGGGTGGTACGAACAGTTTGGAGTTTTATTAGACTTTCGAAAGGAACACGGCCACTGTAGAGTTCCTCGTGAGTATCCTAAAAATCCTCAGCTGGCGTCTTGGGTACATGTCCAAAGAAGATGTTTTAAGGCAGGTAAGCTCTCAGAAGATAAGATAGAGAGGATGAATGAGATAGGTTTTATTTGGGATGTTCCTGAAGGAGCGTGGGAGGAGAATTTTCTGGAGCTAAGACACTTCCAAGAAGAGCACGGCCACTGTAGAGTTCCTCGTGAGTATCCTAAAAATCCTCAGCTGGCGACTTGGGTACGCAACCAGAGAAATGATTTTAAGGAAGGAAAGCTCTCAGAAGATAGGATAACAAGGCTAGAAGAGATAGGTTTTATTTGGAAAGTTTTTGAAGGAGCATGGGAGGAGAATTTTTTAGAATTGCAACGCTTCCAAGAAGAGCACGGGCATTGTAGAGTTCCTAGTAGATATCCTGAAAATCCTCAGCTGGCGTCTTGGGTACATGTCCAAAGAAGATGTTTTAAGGCAGGTAAGCTTTCAGAAGATAGGATAACAAAGTTGGAAGAGATAGGTTTTATTTGGAAAGTTTTTGAAGGAGCATGGGAGGAGAATTTTTTAGAATTGCAACGCTTCCAAGAAGAGCACGGGCATTGTAGAGTTCCTAGTAGATATCCTGAAAATCCTCAGCTGGCGTCTTGGGTACATGTCCAAAGAAGATGTTTTAAGGCAGGTAAGCTTTCAGAAGATAGGATAACAAAGTTGGAAGAGATAGGTTTTGTTTGGGATGTTTTTGAAGGAGCATGGGAGGAGAATTTTTTAGAATTGCAACGCTTCCAAGAAGAGCATGGGCATTGTAGAGTTCCTCAGAGGTATCCTGAAAATCCTCAGCTGGCATCTTGGGTAAAGCATCAAAGAGAAAATTTCAGGAAAGGTAAGCTCTCGGGAGATAGGATAGCAAGGTTAGAAGAGATAGGTTTTGTTTAG
- a CDS encoding phosphoribosylanthranilate isomerase codes for MKVKICGVTHPDDAWEAAKAGADYVGMIFAKDSQRCVTKETAKCIVEAIRDGGSEPVGVFSEHSIGEIIAISSATGITSIQLSGRNIDFKFSQLRELFSIFYVVSVYSNGQPSAAIPPMSNTVTVIYDHIGGERGTPFDWRAFSPFQHDNWMLGGGVNPGNVGEAVRLLSPRGIDVSSGVERPGVLRKDVTLMQALIDSAKGVGNLTS; via the coding sequence ATGAAGGTGAAAATTTGTGGTGTTACGCATCCTGATGATGCTTGGGAAGCTGCTAAAGCTGGAGCTGACTATGTTGGCATGATTTTTGCTAAAGATTCTCAAAGATGCGTTACCAAAGAGACGGCAAAGTGCATTGTAGAAGCAATACGAGATGGTGGTTCGGAACCTGTAGGAGTGTTTTCAGAGCATTCTATAGGGGAAATTATCGCTATTTCCTCGGCAACTGGAATTACTAGTATTCAGTTGTCTGGAAGGAACATTGATTTTAAATTTTCTCAATTACGAGAGTTGTTTTCCATTTTTTATGTTGTGTCTGTCTATTCTAATGGTCAGCCATCAGCAGCGATCCCTCCAATGAGTAACACGGTTACTGTGATATATGATCACATTGGAGGAGAAAGGGGGACACCTTTTGATTGGAGAGCATTTTCTCCATTCCAACATGACAACTGGATGTTAGGAGGCGGAGTGAATCCTGGAAATGTTGGGGAGGCAGTGAGACTTCTTAGTCCCAGGGGGATTGATGTATCTTCAGGAGTAGAGCGTCCTGGTGTTTTACGGAAAGATGTTACCCTCATGCAGGCTTTGATAGATTCTGCCAAAGGAGTGGGGAATTTGACATCGTAA